Sequence from the uncultured Sunxiuqinia sp. genome:
GATCCTGCTTCGGGGCAGTTGAAAGGTATTGGACTGACCATGGAAGCGATTGAACAAACCCCGGTTTTGTATGAGTTGATGACCGATAATACCTGGCGCGATACACCAATCGATTTGCAACAATGGTTGAAACAATACATCAGTAATCGTTACGGTGATACAAATTCTGATATTGAAAAAGCGTGGGATATTTTGGTCGAAACGGTCTACAATGGTAAGATTATTCGTGATGGCGCCGAATCGATCATCGTTTCTCGTCCAACTTTCGAAGGTTACCGCCGATGGGCGCGTACTAAGTTGAATTATAAACCAGAGGACTTGTTGCCAGGCTGGGACTTGTTTGTTCAAGCGATTCCTGAGTTTGGAACTTCAGATGGTTTCCAGTATGATTTGGTCGATCTTACCCGCCAGATTTTAGCTAATTATGCCTTGCCGGTACAACAGCAAATGGGAATGGCTTACAAAAATAATGACAAACAGAAATTTCAGCAGTACAGCACTGAGTTTTTGGAGTTGATTGACGACCTGGATCGTTTGTTGGCAACCCGTAAAGATTTTATGTTGGGCCCATGGATCAGCGATGCACGCAGCTGGGGAACAACACCAGAAGAAAAAGCCTTATACGAGCAAAACGCTCGCGACTTGATTACCCTTTGGGGAGGAGCAGATAACCGCTTGCATGAGTACAGCAACCGTCAATGGAGTGGTTTATTGAGTGATTTTTATAAGCCGCGTTGGGAGAAGTTTTTTACTGAAGTGAATGTCGACTGGAAAAATTTTGATCAGGCAGCATTTGATGAAGAAATTAAACAATGGGAATGGAGCTGGGTGACTTCGCAAAAGGATTTTCCAATTCACCCTACAGGCAGCTCGATAGAGGTTGTTAAGGAGTTGCATCAAAAATATCACGACCGTATAGCGCCGCTTACTGAAATTTTACCAACCATTAATTACAACTACTAGTTATGGAACAAGTAATCAAGCATAGGGCAGAACGTTTTCTATCACTCGATGTATTTCGAGGATTAACGATCGCTTTGATGATTGTGGTGAACACTCCCGGAACAGGAGCCCATTTTTATCCTTACCTGACACACGCCCAGTGGTTTGGTTTCACATTAGCCGACCTTGTATTTCCCTCTTTCTTGTTTGCGGTGGGTAATGCCATGAGTTTTTCGATGAAAAAGATGCGATTGGCACCACCGTCAGATGTTTGGAAAAAGATTATCAAGCGTACCGTCATCATCTTTTTGTTGGGCTACCTGATGTACTGGTTTCCTTTCTTTCAATTTGGCGATGATGGCGGGCTGGTGTTGAAACCAATAGGGGAGACTCGGATTATGGGTGTTTTGCAGCGCATTGCACTTTGTTACTTTTTCGCTTCGGTAATCGTTTTGTATTTGTCTGAGAAACCAGCGGTTATTGTTTCGGTTCTGATTTTACTGGCTTACTGGGCAATTCTGTACGTATTTGGTGAGCCTGGCGCTCAATTGGAAATGGCCAGCAATGCGGCCGGCAAGTTCGATTTATCAATCTTAGGTATCGGACATATTTATAAAAAAGATAGTATTCCTTTCGATCCCGAAGGAATACTCAGCACATTGCCAGCTATCGTAAACGTTTTATGGGGCTACCTGGCAGGTGTTTTCATTCAAAAGGAAGGAAAGTCTTTCGAGGGAATTGCCAAATTGTTGATGGTCGGATTTCTGATGGCGTCGCTGGCACTTTGGTGGGATCTGGTTTTCCCCATGTCAAAGAAATTGTGGACAAGTCCGTTTGTGCTCTATACAGTCGGATTGGATTTGTCAATTATGGCTGTTTTGATTTATCTAATCGAACTCAAAAAAGTTAAAGTTGGTGTCAAGTTCTTCGATGTATTTGGCAAAAATCCGCTTTTCATCTATTTGTTTTCCGAACTTTTCTACATGACGTTGCGTCTGATTCCGGTGAATGCCAATCAGGACGCTTTCGAGTGGGCGAGCGAACAGATATTTCAACAACTATTTCCGGGACCGTTTGGAGCATTTGTAACAGCAATTGTTTACGTCATGTTGTGTTGGGCACTGGGCTGGTGGCTAAACAAAAGACGAATTTATATAAAGATATAGTCTGTTTAAGGATTTTCCCGATTGATATTGGAAAAGCACTATAGAAAAAATAGTAATAAAAAAGAATTATGAAATTAAGAAATTGGCGAACAGTTTGCTTCTTGTTAATCATGTTAATAGCGAATACCTTCGTTGCTCAATCAAAAAATTATTGGCAGGATCCGAAGGTCAATGCAGTCAATCGTGAACCAATACATAGTACATTTTTTGCTTATGAATCGGAAGATGCTGCTTTTGCGGGAATAAAAGAAAATTCAACCAACTTTATGAGCCTTAACGACAAATGGAAATTTAACTGGGTGCAACATGCCTGGCAACGTCCAACCGATTTTTATAAACCTGATTTAAATGATAACGGCTGGGATGATATGAAGGTTCCCGGAGTTTGGGAGTTGAACGGCTACGGCGATCCGTTGTATGTAAATAGCGGTTATGCTTGGCGCAACCAGTACAAAAATAACCCACCAATTGTTCCCGAAGAAAATAATCATGTAGGAACTTATCGCAAAGAAATACAGTTGCCGACAAATTGGGATGGCAAAGAAATCTTTGTTCATTTTGGTTCGGTAACTTCTAACATCAGTTTGTATGTCAACGGAAAATTTGTTGGATACAGCGAAGACAGTAAACTGGAGGCTGAATTTAATCTGACAAAATACCTGAAGCCGGGTAAAAACCTACTGGCGTTTCAAATCTTTCGCTGGTGCGATGGTACCTACCTGGAAGATCAGGATTTCTGGCGCTTCGCTGGCATTGGTCGCGATTGCTATTTGTATGCCCGCAATAAAACTTACATCCGCGATTTAAAAGTTACCCCCGATTTAGTAAACGACTATACCGATGGAGTTTTGCAGGTAAAACTTGATTTGTCGGCAAATGCTGATGTTGAGTTAAAACTGAAAGATGCAAGTGGGAAAGTTGTAGTAGAAAAAAAACAGCTGACTGGCTCCGGTTGGTTGACTACCGAAATTGAAGTTGCCAATCCCGCAAAGTGGACCGCTGAAACGCCAACATTATATCGCATAGTGGCAACACTTAAAAAATCAGGAAAGGTATTGGAAGTGCTTCCGGTACGAGTTGGTTTCCGAAAAGTAGAAATAAAGGACAGTCAGCTTTGTGTGAATGGTCAACCCATATTGATTAAAGGGGTGAACCGCCACGAATTGGATCCTGATGGTGGGTATGTGGTGTCTCCCGAGCGCATGGAACAAGATATTCGAATGATGAAAAAATTCAATGTAAATGCGGTACGCACCTGCCATTATCCCGATAATAGCTTGTGGTATGAACTGTGCGACAAGTACGGAATTTATGTGGTAGCCGAAGCTAATCTGGAATCGCACGGCATGGGTTATGGTGACGAAACGCTGGCTAAGAATCCGTTGTTTGATAAAGCGCATTTGGAACGTAACGAACGTAACCTATTGCGCAACTACAACCATCCTTCAGTAATTATTTGGTCGATGGGAAACGAGGCTGGTTTTGGATCAAACTTTGAAGCTGCCTATAAATGGATTAAGGGTTACGATCAATCGCGTCCGGTTCAATACGAGCGAGCTGGGGAAAATGAATACACAGATATCTTTTGTCCCATGTATTATGGCTACGAGAGCAGCAAAAAATATGTACAGTCAGATAAAAAGAAACCCTTGATTCAGTGCGAATATGCCCACGCCATGGGTAATTCCGAAGGTGGGTTTAAAGAATATTGGGATTTGATCCGCAAATATCCAATTTATCAGGGAGGTTTTATTTGGGATTTTGTTGATCAGTCGATCCATTGGGAAAATGAAGATGGCCAGTTGATTTATGCATACGGTGGCGACTTCAACCCTTATGATGCTGCCGACAATAACTTCCTCGACAACGGTTTAATTAGCCCCGATCGCAAACCAAATCCACATTACCACGAAGTTGGTTATTATTATCAATCGATCTGGACCACTCCACTTGACCTGAAAAACGGGCAGATTGAGGTGTACAATGAATACTTTTTCCATGATCTTTCAAATTTCTACCTTCAGTGGGGATTGGTAGCCGACGGCAAAATTTTGCAAACCGGAATTGTAGATGATTTAAATGTTGATCCACAGCAAAAAGCTAAAGTTGACCTTGGCGTTAAATTGCCGGACGATCTTCAGGCAAACGAGGTGTTTGTAAATATAGCCTACAAATTGAAAACTGCAGAGCAGCTCGTTTCGGCAGGCTATACCTTGGCTCGTCAGCAATTGGCCGTTAAGGACTGGACATTTAAGCCACTTGAACTCGCCAATAAAATTTTGGCTAACAAGCAGGTGGTAGAGCCAACAATTATTGAAAATGATACGAATTACTTATTGGTTAAAGGTGAAAATTTCCAAGTAGACTTTAGCCGTAAATCGGGTTACCTGTGTCGCTATAACGTTAATGGAAAATTTGTATTTGAGGATGGATCTGAATTGAAACCGAACTTTTGGCGGGCTCCGACCGATAATGACTTCGGTGCCAAGTTGCAGCAGAAGTATGCGGTTTGGAAAAAACCTAAAATTGAATTGAAATCGATTGATGCGGCAATGAATACGGAAGGATTAGCTGAAGTAAAGGCAGCATACAACATGCCTGAAATAGGCGGGGAATTGTTGTTGACTTATAAAATTAATAACGAAGGAACTGTAAAAGTAAACCAGAAACTGATCGCTGGAAAAAATAACGAGGTTTCGGAAATGTTCCGTTTTGGTATGAAACTGGAAATGCCGGGAAACTATTCGCACATTAAATACTATGGTCGTGGACCGGGCGAAAACTACATCGACCGGAAAGATGCCGCCTTTATAGGTTTGTATAATCAAACCGTTGAAGAGCAAGCTTACGCATACATTCGTCCGCAGGAAACCGGTACTAAATCCGATGTTCGCTGGTGGGCACAGTTAGATGAAGCTCGCTCGGGACTTTGTTTCAAGTCGGACGATGTTTACTCGATTTCAGCGTTAAACTATACCGTTGAGTCGCTGGATGATGGTATCGAAAAAGATCAACGACATTTTCCGGAAGTAGAGCAAAGTAATTTCGTTACTATTTGTATTGATAAAAAGCAGATGGGCTTGGGATGTGTAAACAGTTGGGGTGCAGTTCCACGCGAAGAGTACCGGATGCCTTATCTGAACTATGAGTTCGATTTCATTATTAATCCGGTAGTACATTTGGTTGAATAGGAACAATCAAATTGGGGGTATTAGTCAAAATATAAAGCAAGTGAATTGACAGTGAAAGAGAAAGAAAAACGATAATTAAATTATTAATCATGAATAGTAGACTGAGTTACATTGAAAATACCGTTGAAAAGCTTCCGATTACCATGGTGGAGGATCAGCCGACAGGGGCAAAGATTATTGCCGGTCAGATTGCTGAATTGATAAAACGGAAGCAG
This genomic interval carries:
- a CDS encoding glycoside hydrolase family 2 TIM barrel-domain containing protein, which codes for MKLRNWRTVCFLLIMLIANTFVAQSKNYWQDPKVNAVNREPIHSTFFAYESEDAAFAGIKENSTNFMSLNDKWKFNWVQHAWQRPTDFYKPDLNDNGWDDMKVPGVWELNGYGDPLYVNSGYAWRNQYKNNPPIVPEENNHVGTYRKEIQLPTNWDGKEIFVHFGSVTSNISLYVNGKFVGYSEDSKLEAEFNLTKYLKPGKNLLAFQIFRWCDGTYLEDQDFWRFAGIGRDCYLYARNKTYIRDLKVTPDLVNDYTDGVLQVKLDLSANADVELKLKDASGKVVVEKKQLTGSGWLTTEIEVANPAKWTAETPTLYRIVATLKKSGKVLEVLPVRVGFRKVEIKDSQLCVNGQPILIKGVNRHELDPDGGYVVSPERMEQDIRMMKKFNVNAVRTCHYPDNSLWYELCDKYGIYVVAEANLESHGMGYGDETLAKNPLFDKAHLERNERNLLRNYNHPSVIIWSMGNEAGFGSNFEAAYKWIKGYDQSRPVQYERAGENEYTDIFCPMYYGYESSKKYVQSDKKKPLIQCEYAHAMGNSEGGFKEYWDLIRKYPIYQGGFIWDFVDQSIHWENEDGQLIYAYGGDFNPYDAADNNFLDNGLISPDRKPNPHYHEVGYYYQSIWTTPLDLKNGQIEVYNEYFFHDLSNFYLQWGLVADGKILQTGIVDDLNVDPQQKAKVDLGVKLPDDLQANEVFVNIAYKLKTAEQLVSAGYTLARQQLAVKDWTFKPLELANKILANKQVVEPTIIENDTNYLLVKGENFQVDFSRKSGYLCRYNVNGKFVFEDGSELKPNFWRAPTDNDFGAKLQQKYAVWKKPKIELKSIDAAMNTEGLAEVKAAYNMPEIGGELLLTYKINNEGTVKVNQKLIAGKNNEVSEMFRFGMKLEMPGNYSHIKYYGRGPGENYIDRKDAAFIGLYNQTVEEQAYAYIRPQETGTKSDVRWWAQLDEARSGLCFKSDDVYSISALNYTVESLDDGIEKDQRHFPEVEQSNFVTICIDKKQMGLGCVNSWGAVPREEYRMPYLNYEFDFIINPVVHLVE
- a CDS encoding heparan-alpha-glucosaminide N-acetyltransferase domain-containing protein; this translates as MEQVIKHRAERFLSLDVFRGLTIALMIVVNTPGTGAHFYPYLTHAQWFGFTLADLVFPSFLFAVGNAMSFSMKKMRLAPPSDVWKKIIKRTVIIFLLGYLMYWFPFFQFGDDGGLVLKPIGETRIMGVLQRIALCYFFASVIVLYLSEKPAVIVSVLILLAYWAILYVFGEPGAQLEMASNAAGKFDLSILGIGHIYKKDSIPFDPEGILSTLPAIVNVLWGYLAGVFIQKEGKSFEGIAKLLMVGFLMASLALWWDLVFPMSKKLWTSPFVLYTVGLDLSIMAVLIYLIELKKVKVGVKFFDVFGKNPLFIYLFSELFYMTLRLIPVNANQDAFEWASEQIFQQLFPGPFGAFVTAIVYVMLCWALGWWLNKRRIYIKI